One window from the genome of Pseudomonas frederiksbergensis encodes:
- a CDS encoding acyl-CoA thioesterase yields the protein MEPGNAQLSMTVLMTPDMANFSGNVHGGTLLKYLDEVAYACASRYAGRYVVTLSVDQVIFREPIHVGELVTFLASVNYTGNTSMEVGIKVVTENIRERSVRHTNSCFFTMVAVDDQRKPAPVPPLQPQNSEEKRRYEQAQQRRQIRQELERRYQEIKADGP from the coding sequence ATGGAACCCGGAAACGCCCAGCTGTCGATGACGGTGTTGATGACCCCCGATATGGCCAACTTCTCTGGCAATGTCCATGGCGGCACCTTGCTCAAGTACCTGGATGAAGTGGCCTACGCTTGTGCCAGCCGTTACGCCGGCCGATACGTGGTGACCCTATCGGTAGACCAGGTGATTTTTCGCGAGCCAATTCATGTCGGCGAGTTGGTGACCTTCCTGGCGTCGGTGAACTACACCGGCAACACGTCGATGGAAGTGGGCATCAAAGTCGTGACCGAGAACATTCGTGAGCGCTCGGTTCGCCATACCAATAGCTGTTTCTTCACCATGGTTGCGGTGGACGACCAGCGCAAGCCCGCCCCCGTCCCGCCGCTGCAACCGCAGAACAGCGAAGAGAAACGCCGTTACGAACAAGCGCAGCAACGCCGCCAGATTCGCCAGGAACTGGAAAGGCGCTATCAGGAAATCAAGGCGGACGGGCCTTAA
- the pdxY gene encoding pyridoxal kinase PdxY, translated as MKRTPHLLAIQSHVIFGHAGNSAAVFPMQRVGVNVWPLNTVQFSNHTQYGQWAGEVLAPAQIPLLVEGIAAIGELGNCDAVLSGYLGSAAQGQAILAGVARIKRCNPKALYLCDPVMGHAEKGCIVAPEVSEFLLEEAAVVADIMCPNQLELDSFCGRKAQSLLDCLAMARALLARGPKVVLVKHLAYPGKPEDSFEMLLVTAEGRWHLRRPLLAFPRQPVGVGDLTSGLFLARILLGDSLVAAFEFTAAAVHEVLLETQACASYELQLVRAQDRIAHPRVRFEATPISL; from the coding sequence ATGAAACGTACGCCTCATCTGCTTGCCATCCAGTCCCATGTGATATTCGGTCATGCCGGCAACAGTGCCGCCGTGTTCCCGATGCAGCGGGTCGGCGTCAACGTGTGGCCTCTCAATACCGTGCAGTTTTCCAATCACACGCAATACGGGCAATGGGCCGGAGAAGTGCTCGCGCCGGCGCAGATACCGCTGTTGGTAGAGGGTATCGCGGCCATTGGCGAGCTGGGCAATTGCGATGCGGTGCTGTCCGGTTATCTGGGTAGTGCAGCCCAGGGACAAGCCATCCTGGCGGGTGTGGCGCGGATCAAGCGTTGCAACCCCAAGGCGTTGTATCTGTGTGACCCGGTCATGGGGCACGCGGAGAAGGGCTGCATTGTCGCGCCCGAGGTGAGCGAGTTCCTGCTGGAAGAAGCCGCTGTCGTGGCTGACATCATGTGCCCGAACCAACTGGAGCTGGATAGCTTCTGCGGTCGCAAGGCGCAATCATTGCTCGATTGCCTGGCCATGGCCCGTGCGCTATTGGCCCGTGGCCCGAAAGTCGTGCTGGTCAAGCACCTGGCTTATCCCGGCAAGCCCGAAGACAGCTTCGAGATGCTGTTGGTAACGGCTGAAGGCAGATGGCACCTGCGCCGTCCCTTGCTGGCGTTCCCGCGCCAACCTGTTGGGGTCGGCGACCTGACGTCGGGGTTGTTCCTGGCACGGATACTGTTGGGGGACAGCCTGGTGGCGGCATTCGAGTTCACCGCTGCGGCCGTGCATGAAGTGCTGCTGGAAACCCAGGCGTGTGCGAGTTACGAATTACAGTTGGTCCGCGCCCAGGACCGCATCGCCCATCCGCGCGTGCGCTTCGAAGCCACGCCGATCAGCCTTTGA
- a CDS encoding DUF3301 domain-containing protein has protein sequence MLTLGNIFVLMLLATGGAWLWHNHGLRERALARVMQHCANLKIELLDGNVALRKIGFVKDASGRRRLARIYNFEFTVTGETRHCGTVTQFGAHSVQIELAPYPMPFEEAPPTPIEPVQTRPRAEVIELSQWRQEHNKWKP, from the coding sequence ATGCTGACCCTTGGAAACATCTTCGTGCTGATGCTGCTGGCTACCGGCGGCGCCTGGCTGTGGCATAACCATGGCTTGCGCGAGCGGGCCTTGGCGCGGGTCATGCAACATTGTGCCAACCTGAAAATCGAACTGCTGGACGGCAACGTGGCCCTGCGCAAGATTGGATTCGTCAAGGACGCCAGTGGGCGGCGGCGCCTGGCGCGTATCTATAACTTCGAATTCACGGTGACAGGCGAAACCCGTCATTGCGGCACCGTCACTCAGTTCGGTGCCCACAGCGTACAGATCGAACTGGCCCCCTATCCGATGCCGTTCGAAGAGGCCCCGCCTACGCCGATTGAACCGGTCCAGACGCGGCCCAGGGCTGAGGTTATCGAGCTGAGCCAGTGGCGCCAGGAACACAATAAATGGAAGCCTTGA